From the Propionispora hippei DSM 15287 genome, the window CGTCGGCGACGAGGTACTGGGCTATCCGGATCTTCTGCCTCATACGGTAAAGCGGATGCAGGAACAGCAGCTTACGTTGGACATGATTGAGCATCCGCTGCAGCTGCAGTTTTTAAAACAGGACGGGCTGCTGCCGCTGGCGGCCGCCAATCACTACCGGTCAGCCCGGGTATATGTCATTCCTAAGGACGAGCAGCCTAAGCTGAAACCGGACGAGGCCATCCACCGCTGGGTATTGACCGACCAGGAGCGCAATATCCGGGTCAATCTGCTGCGTAATTATGAAAAACCGGAGCTGGGCAAGACACTGGTGGAAACCAATCTGGACTATGTTGCCGGTGTCAGGGATGCCTTGCTGGAAAACAGCTTTACCATCGGGCCGGCTACTTATTTCCCGCCTTACTTCCCATCGGCATTGCTGTTAGTGCTGGTCATTTTCGGCACGACAGCGGCCGGAGTGCTGTTTTTAACGTTGGTCTATCCCTTTAAGCCGCGATATCAATATTTGCTGCTGGCGGTGCTTACTGTTGTGCTGAGCCTGCCGGTACTGGCCGGCGGCGGCACACTGATCCGCCAGGCTACGGCCACTATGAGCGCTATTTTATTCCCCGTGCTGTCCATGACTTGGCAGCTTGACCGGTGGCGAGCCAACGAGAGCCTGGGATCTAAAACAGGCCTGGGCCGCATGCTGGTATTAGGAACGGTGGGTCTGACTGTAACCGTGCTGTTATCCATTATGGGCGGTCTGTTTGTCGGTGCTGTACTGGCCGATGTCCGCTTTTTGTTGGAAATGGAGATTTTCCGGGGCGTCAAGCTGATTTTTGTGGCGCCGTTGGTGCTGATTACCTGGGTGTACCTGACCCGCTACAGTCTGTTTGAAGAGCAACTGCCGCTGGACCGGGCCGGCATCGGACGGCAAATCAGCAAAGTGCTGAACTATCCTGTCTATTTAAAAACCTTACTGGGAGCGGCCTTTGTGGCGATTGCCGCCTGGGTGTATATCGGACGGTCAGGCCATACGGCCGGCGTACCGGTATCGGCGCTGGAATTAAAGCTGCGCTATTTCCTGGAGCAGGTCATGTATGCCCGGCCGCGGGGCAAGGAGTTTGTGATTGGCCATCCGGCGTTTTACTTGCTGCTTATGGCTTTTTGCCGGCGCTGGCCGTCGACGCTGCGGTACGCTCTTGTGGTGGTGGCTACCATTGGCCAGGGCTCGCTGGCCGAAACCTTCGCCCATATGCGGACGCCCATTTTCATGTCCTTTATCCGGGGCCTGGATGGTTTGTTTATGGGAATTGTCTGCGGGATCGCCGCCTTAATCGGCGTACAGGTCCTTCACTATCTGCTGTTTGTGCTGGGAAGGAGACCTGCGGGACATGAGTAAGGTGCGTCAGATTGTTATATCCGGTTATTACGGCTTTGCCAATGCCGGCGATGAAGCCATGCTGGCAGCGATGATTGAGGCATTGACCGAGCTTGACCCGGCTATGAACATCATTGTCCTTTCCGGCAATCCTGCCGATACCCGACAGCGGCATGGCGTAGAATCGGTGTATCGCTTGAACTATCCCGAAATTATTCGCGTGCTGGCCAACAGCGATCTGTTGATTAGCGGTGGAGGCAGCCTGCTGCAGGACGTGACCAGTGATCGCAGTTTATATTACTATTTGAGTATTATGATATTGGCCAAGAAGCTGAATACGCCGGTTATGCTCTATGCCCAGGGAATCGGCCCGGTCCGCGGCCGGCTGGCCCAGGCGGCTATGCGCTATATCGGCAACATGGCTGATATGATTACCGTACGGGATGAAGGGTCCCGCAACGAGTTGCAGCGCCTTAAGGTAATCCGGCCGCCGGTGCATGTTACCG encodes:
- a CDS encoding DUF5693 family protein, with the protein product MTEYRYNKLLILCIAVGFLAALAIGWQRHGLEENNSRVELVMDYEDITGLAQIEGVPVPELMHKFKDAGITSLAVYETTLEKLNKSGKILAVPGSQLLQQYRTGSMSDPRWRNFIEAGRILPEDVYIVGQDPPTFAEVKSDLLRRLSPERVAVLEEGTAPVLAVKASYEKLEKWNLGLSTAEMKEAAGYGFYVVARPTNYNKVTEDDVDAVFDRLRDIPGVSSLMFVGDEVLGYPDLLPHTVKRMQEQQLTLDMIEHPLQLQFLKQDGLLPLAAANHYRSARVYVIPKDEQPKLKPDEAIHRWVLTDQERNIRVNLLRNYEKPELGKTLVETNLDYVAGVRDALLENSFTIGPATYFPPYFPSALLLVLVIFGTTAAGVLFLTLVYPFKPRYQYLLLAVLTVVLSLPVLAGGGTLIRQATATMSAILFPVLSMTWQLDRWRANESLGSKTGLGRMLVLGTVGLTVTVLLSIMGGLFVGAVLADVRFLLEMEIFRGVKLIFVAPLVLITWVYLTRYSLFEEQLPLDRAGIGRQISKVLNYPVYLKTLLGAAFVAIAAWVYIGRSGHTAGVPVSALELKLRYFLEQVMYARPRGKEFVIGHPAFYLLLMAFCRRWPSTLRYALVVVATIGQGSLAETFAHMRTPIFMSFIRGLDGLFMGIVCGIAALIGVQVLHYLLFVLGRRPAGHE